In Rattus norvegicus strain BN/NHsdMcwi chromosome 3, GRCr8, whole genome shotgun sequence, a genomic segment contains:
- the Ogfr gene encoding opioid growth factor receptor — protein MDDPDCDSTWEEESEEDGEDGQADDTTDEDTGDDDGDAEEARPSLFQSRMTGYRNWRAMQDMQRYRHNYPDLTDQDCNGDMCNLSFYKNEICFQPNGALIEDILQNWKDNYDLLEENHSYIQWLFPLREPGVNWHAKPLTLKEVEAFKSSKEVRERLVRAYELMLGFYGIHLEDRGTGAVCRAQNFQPRFHNLNSHSHNNLRITRILKSLGELGLEHYQAPLVRFFLEETLVQHKLPSVRQSALDYFLFAVRCRHQRRELVYFAWEHFKPRREFVWGPRDKLRRFKPQTIPQPLTGPGQADKDEGSRDPSQEAGTQGRTCGSGRDLSGDSGTAEDPSLLNTKPSDGGTLDGNQRDEAKSLSPKESKKRKLEGNRQEQVPGEADPQGVSEVEKIALNLEECALSPISQEPREAEPPCPVARVANEVRKRRKVEEGAEGDGVVSNTQMQASALPPTPSECPEAQKDGNGPEDSNSQVGAEDSKSQVGPEDPNSQVGLEDPNSQVGPEDPNSQVGPEDPNSQVGPEDPNSQVVGPEQAASKSPVEDPDSDTMGTSVDESEELARIEASAEPPKP, from the exons ATGGACGACCCGGACTGCGATTCCACCTGGGAGGAGGAGAGCGAGGAGGACGGCGAGGATGGCCAAGCGGATGATACGACCGATGAGGACACGGGCGACGATGACGGCGACGCGGAGGAGGCACGGCCAAGCCTGTTCCAG TCCAGGATGACAGGGTACCGAAACTGGCGTGCTATGCAGGACATGCAAAGATACCGGCACAACTACCCG GATTTGACAGATCAAGACTGCAATGGTGACATGTGCAACCTGAGCTTCTACAAAAATGAGATCTGCTTCCAGCCAAATG GGGCTCTCATCGAGGACATTCTTCAGAACTGGAAAGACAACTATGACCTCCTGGAAGAGAATCACTCCTACATCCAGTG GCTGTTTCCTCTGCGGGAACCAGGAGTGAACTGGCACGCCAAGCCCCTCACCCTGAAGGAGGTTGAG GCATTTAAAAGCTCCAAGGAAGTCAGAGAGCGTCTTGTCCGGGCCTATGAGCTCATGCTGGGCTTCTATGGGATCCACCTTGAGGACCGGGGCACGGGTGCTGTATGCCGTGCACAGAACTTCCAGCCGCGCTTCCACAATCTGAACAG ccacagccacaacaACCTGCGTATTACACGCATCCTCAAGTCACTGGGTGAGCTGGGCTTAGAACACTACCAGGCACCCCTGGTCCGCTTCTTCCTGGAGGAGACCCTTGTACAGCACAAACTGCCCAGCGTGCGCCAGAGTGCCCTGGACTACTTCCTGTTCGCTGTGCGCTGCCGGCACCAGCGCCGGGAGCTTGTGTACTTTGCCTGGGAGCACTTCAAGCCTCGCCGAGAGTTTGTCTGGGGGCCCCGTGACAAGCTGCGGAGATTCAAGCCCCAGACCATACCCCAGCCACTGACGGGACCAGGGCAGGCAGATAAAGATGAGGGCTCCAGGGACCCCTCCCAAGAGGCTGGCACCCAGGGTCGGACCTGTGGATCTGGAAGGGACCTGAGTGGGGACAGTGGAACAGCTGAGGATCCCTCACTGCTGAACACAAAGCCCTCAGATGGGGGAACCTTGGATGGGAACCAGAGGGATGAAGCTAAGTCCCTGAGTCCCAAGGAGAGCAAGAAAAGGAAGTTGGAGGGGAACAGGCAGGAGCAGGTCCCAGGGGAGGCAGATCCCCAGGGTGTCTCTGAGGTAGAGAAAATTGCCCTTAACCTTGAGGAGTGTGCCCTTAGCCCTATCAGCCAGGAGCCCAGGGAGGCTGAACCGCCCTGTCCTGTGGCCAGGGTGGCTAATGAGGTAAGAAAGCggaggaaggtggaggaaggggCTGAGGGTGATGGAGTAGTCAGTAACACTCAAATGCAGGCCAGTGCCCTGCCTCCTACCCCTTCAGAGTGTCCTGAGGCCCAAAAGGATGGGAATGGGCCAGAGGACTCAAACAGCCAGGTTGGGGCAGAggattccaaaagccaggtgggGCCGGAGGATCCAAACAGCCAGGTGGGGCTGGAGGACCCAAACAGCCAGGTCGGGCCAGAGGACCCAAACAGCCAGGTCGGGCCAGAGGACCCAAACAGCCAGGTCGGGCCAGAGGACCCAAACAGCCAGGTGGTGGGGCCAGAGCAAGCTGCCTCTAAGAGCCCTGTGGAGGACCCTGACTCTGACACTATGGGAACCTCAGTGGATGAGTCAGAGGAGTTGGCAAGGATTGAGGCCTCTGCTGAACCCCCAAAGCCTTAG